A genomic segment from bacterium encodes:
- the hemB gene encoding porphobilinogen synthase, which translates to MSRFPAYRPRRLRRTEALRRLVRETRLAAEQLVQPLFVVPGRGVEKPVSTMPGVAQRSVDRVAEECRRLADVGVTAVLLFGVPEAKDARGSGAVDPEGIVPRALEAVRRAAPGLLRITDVCLCEYTDHGHCGVLRDDAVDNDPTLAILADEALAHARAGADVVAPSDMMDGRVGAIRGALDAHGFADVPIMSYAAKFASALYGPFREAAESTPAFGDRRAYQMDAANADEALREVAMDIEEGADIVMVKPALPYLDVIRRVKERFAWPVAAYQVSGEYAMVKAAAAAGWIDETRVVDETLLAIRRAGADVVITYWAGDVARRLAGR; encoded by the coding sequence ATGAGCCGGTTTCCGGCCTATCGACCCCGGCGCCTGCGCCGCACGGAAGCCCTGCGGCGGTTGGTGCGTGAGACCCGCCTCGCCGCGGAGCAGCTGGTGCAGCCGCTCTTCGTGGTCCCCGGCCGCGGCGTCGAGAAGCCGGTGTCGACCATGCCGGGCGTCGCGCAACGCTCGGTCGACCGCGTCGCCGAGGAGTGCCGGCGGTTGGCCGACGTCGGCGTGACCGCCGTCCTCCTGTTCGGCGTGCCGGAAGCCAAGGACGCGCGCGGCTCGGGTGCCGTCGACCCCGAGGGGATCGTGCCGCGCGCGCTCGAGGCCGTCCGTCGGGCGGCGCCGGGCCTGCTGCGCATCACCGACGTCTGTCTCTGCGAGTACACCGATCACGGCCACTGCGGCGTTCTGCGCGACGACGCCGTCGACAACGACCCGACGCTCGCGATCCTCGCCGACGAGGCGCTCGCGCATGCGCGTGCCGGCGCCGACGTCGTCGCGCCCTCGGACATGATGGACGGTCGCGTCGGTGCCATCCGCGGCGCGCTCGACGCGCACGGCTTCGCCGACGTGCCGATCATGTCGTACGCCGCGAAGTTCGCGTCGGCGCTCTACGGCCCGTTTCGCGAGGCGGCCGAGTCGACGCCCGCCTTCGGCGACCGGCGCGCCTACCAGATGGACGCCGCGAACGCCGATGAGGCGCTGCGCGAGGTCGCGATGGACATCGAGGAGGGCGCCGACATCGTGATGGTGAAGCCGGCGCTGCCGTACCTCGACGTGATCCGGCGCGTGAAGGAGCGCTTCGCCTGGCCGGTCGCGGCGTATCAGGTGAGCGGCGAGTACGCCATGGTGAAGGCCGCGGCGGCGGCCGGGTGGATCGACGAGACGCGCGTCGTCGACGAGACCCTGCTCGCGATCCGCCGCGCCGGTGCCGACGTCGTCATCACCTACTGGGCCGGCGACGTGGCGCGGAGGCTCGCCGGCCGATGA
- a CDS encoding M48 family metalloprotease encodes MRAPRGVAALLVAVLLVPALPVRADTERVLGERFMLEARGGLPLVDDPAVTGYVQRLGARLVETLGAQQFDYQFFVVAHPALNAFAVPGGYIFVFTGLLEKAKNDDELVGVLGHEIAHVHAHHIVRQQVAGQMWSAAALAGVLLSLVNPVLGAAGIAAAQTAQLKFSREFEQEADFLGLRIASEGGYDPNALGGFFKALLVEQRLNPTGVPPYMLSHPVTEDRVAHTESVIRAQKLRTPPGRPQASPELAEVRAVAEAIDQPNEVVVPRYQRLAADRPNDAEAQFLLGRVLQTVGKPDGARVAFEKARALGMGARLDRPLGAVYVSLKEPELGRVALERHLARSPGDGWSHLELGKAYAELGDQEKAMREWQRAIRLSPDLDEAHRLIGLALGRKGDEAQGLYQLAVAAQLRGDLEQAYRFFERTEPLLDKGSAQHAEVEAALDVLEPIVRDRMRARAGRRGLGAAP; translated from the coding sequence ATGAGGGCACCGCGGGGCGTGGCGGCGCTGTTGGTGGCGGTGCTGCTCGTGCCGGCGCTGCCCGTGCGTGCCGACACCGAGCGCGTGCTGGGCGAACGCTTCATGCTCGAGGCGCGCGGCGGCCTGCCGCTGGTCGACGATCCCGCCGTCACCGGCTACGTGCAGCGGCTCGGCGCCCGCCTCGTCGAGACGCTCGGCGCCCAGCAGTTCGACTACCAGTTCTTCGTCGTCGCCCATCCCGCGCTGAACGCGTTCGCGGTCCCCGGCGGCTACATCTTCGTCTTCACCGGCCTGCTCGAGAAGGCGAAGAACGACGACGAGCTGGTCGGCGTGCTCGGCCACGAGATCGCGCACGTCCATGCGCATCACATCGTCCGCCAGCAGGTGGCGGGCCAGATGTGGTCGGCGGCGGCGCTGGCGGGCGTGCTGCTGTCGCTCGTGAACCCGGTCCTCGGCGCGGCCGGGATCGCCGCGGCGCAGACGGCGCAGCTCAAGTTCTCGCGCGAGTTCGAGCAGGAGGCCGACTTCCTCGGCCTGCGCATCGCCAGCGAGGGCGGCTACGACCCGAACGCCCTGGGCGGCTTCTTCAAGGCGCTCCTCGTCGAGCAGCGGCTCAACCCGACGGGGGTGCCGCCCTACATGCTGAGCCACCCGGTCACCGAGGACCGCGTCGCGCACACCGAGAGCGTGATCCGGGCGCAGAAGCTGCGCACGCCGCCGGGCCGCCCGCAGGCCAGCCCCGAGCTGGCCGAGGTGCGCGCCGTCGCCGAGGCCATCGATCAGCCGAACGAGGTGGTCGTGCCGCGCTACCAGCGCCTCGCGGCCGACCGCCCCAACGACGCGGAAGCGCAGTTTCTCCTCGGCCGGGTGCTCCAAACGGTCGGCAAGCCGGACGGCGCGCGGGTTGCGTTCGAGAAGGCCCGCGCCCTCGGCATGGGGGCCCGCCTCGATCGGCCGCTCGGCGCGGTCTACGTGTCGCTGAAGGAGCCCGAGCTCGGACGGGTCGCGCTCGAGCGGCATCTCGCCCGCTCGCCCGGCGACGGCTGGTCGCACCTCGAGCTGGGCAAGGCGTACGCCGAGCTCGGCGACCAGGAGAAGGCGATGCGCGAGTGGCAGCGCGCGATCCGCCTCTCGCCCGATCTCGACGAGGCGCATCGTCTGATCGGGCTCGCGCTCGGGCGCAAGGGCGACGAGGCCCAGGGGCTGTACCAGCTCGCCGTCGCCGCGCAGCTGCGCGGCGATCTGGAGCAGGCGTACCGCTTCTTCGAGCGTACCGAGCCGCTGCTCGACAAGGGCAGCGCGCAGCACGCGGAGGTCGAGGCGGCGCTGGACGTGCTCGAGCCGATCGTCCGCGATCGCATGCGGGCGCGTGCCGGCCGCCGCGGCCTCGGCGCGGCGCCCTGA
- a CDS encoding HAMP domain-containing protein, whose translation MSAPPLPHPRQFRRAILAVALVASATWWGLGMPYSFFAWLLDEEQARWVLFCYAWEVPFVACFVALVPPVRWLGKVERDWDRVLGSGGSGDPDAVAGLERTVLDYPIRVAGVLLVGSLAGYLAGAIQLRVFAALPWTECVKVMALGLVTGLVGALFVFLYLESRLEPLLRRLGALRPQAPRAGRTIPLSQKVFAGGLVLVITTTLLLGTIAYSRAERTLEEEVGRRVLSETRVLAGELTAAGSEHRADAAWWRDAATRMQLGPHGVALLVQRDGAVAAGSQAIGRLAALGVRPALLHAIEAGGASYAIDRVETPRIVAWATVGDGNLRVVSVVRRADFEEELGRLLARGGAVLLLSLALALLQGFLLSRRLTRPVAVLTRLASSIARRPSGPWEVVPIRTNDEVGELAVAFNRMTARLEEARGELEQHSAELERRVAQATRDIATLYDLARTTSSTLEIAAVLPLVADKVRVTLGLRRLCVLWYPPELDDVVDAYVIVSGIPGTSLPLDAPPDLAGLCPPGRKPAVLPAPPAATPAAVTAELGGGSTVVLPLLYKDQLLGVVLAAVERPLAARDLELAEAIASQAAAALANASLFETARRHETELRKLSQMRVQVQEETLRRLSRDLHDGVGQILTAIKLDIALLERSDVEDVTALRARLRGVREQVIELVQEVRTMSQLLRPSMLDDFGLVPTLQFLTERFASRTDLAVELRTPPPETRLPPALEVLLYRVTQEALTNVANHAQARHVLVQLDVGPREVTLVVADDGVGFDVERFRRAPQLGGLGLLGMRERVAHYRGRIDIRSRSREGVRITLTIPLDAVADGEATDAPDGIGLTGSAGVRRQAR comes from the coding sequence GTGTCCGCTCCGCCGCTTCCGCACCCGAGACAGTTCCGGCGCGCGATCCTCGCCGTCGCCCTGGTGGCCAGCGCCACCTGGTGGGGCCTCGGTATGCCGTACTCGTTCTTCGCCTGGCTGCTCGACGAGGAGCAGGCGCGCTGGGTGCTGTTCTGCTACGCCTGGGAGGTTCCGTTCGTCGCCTGCTTCGTGGCGCTCGTGCCGCCGGTGCGCTGGCTCGGGAAGGTCGAGCGCGACTGGGACCGCGTGCTCGGTTCCGGCGGCAGCGGCGATCCAGACGCGGTCGCGGGTCTCGAGCGCACGGTGCTCGACTATCCGATCCGCGTCGCCGGCGTGCTGCTGGTGGGCTCGCTGGCCGGCTACCTCGCGGGCGCGATCCAGCTGCGCGTCTTCGCCGCGCTGCCGTGGACCGAGTGCGTGAAGGTGATGGCCCTCGGTCTCGTCACCGGCCTCGTCGGCGCGCTGTTCGTCTTCCTCTATCTCGAGTCGCGGCTCGAGCCGCTGCTGCGGCGCCTGGGGGCGCTGCGCCCCCAGGCGCCGCGCGCCGGTCGCACCATCCCGCTGTCGCAGAAGGTGTTCGCGGGCGGCCTCGTGCTCGTCATCACGACGACGTTGCTGCTCGGGACGATCGCCTACAGCCGCGCCGAGCGTACGCTCGAGGAGGAGGTCGGCCGCCGCGTCCTCTCCGAGACGCGCGTGCTCGCGGGCGAGCTCACCGCCGCCGGCTCGGAGCATCGGGCCGACGCGGCCTGGTGGCGCGACGCCGCCACGCGCATGCAGCTCGGCCCGCACGGGGTGGCGCTGCTGGTGCAGCGCGACGGGGCGGTGGCGGCGGGATCGCAGGCGATCGGTCGCCTCGCCGCGCTCGGCGTTCGGCCGGCGTTGCTGCATGCGATCGAGGCCGGCGGCGCGTCGTACGCCATCGACCGCGTCGAGACGCCGCGCATCGTCGCCTGGGCCACGGTCGGCGACGGGAACCTGCGCGTGGTCTCGGTCGTTCGCCGGGCCGACTTCGAGGAGGAGCTGGGACGCCTGCTCGCGCGCGGCGGGGCGGTGCTGCTCCTGAGCCTGGCGTTGGCGCTGCTGCAGGGCTTTCTGCTCTCGCGCCGGCTGACGCGGCCGGTGGCGGTGCTGACGCGACTCGCGTCCTCGATCGCGCGCCGGCCGAGCGGTCCCTGGGAGGTCGTCCCGATCCGCACCAACGACGAGGTCGGCGAGCTGGCGGTGGCGTTCAACCGCATGACGGCGCGGCTCGAGGAGGCGCGGGGCGAGCTCGAGCAGCACAGTGCCGAGCTCGAGCGCCGGGTCGCGCAGGCGACGCGCGACATCGCGACGCTCTACGACCTGGCGCGGACGACGTCGTCGACGCTCGAGATCGCCGCCGTCCTGCCGCTCGTCGCCGACAAGGTCCGGGTGACGCTGGGGCTGCGGCGTCTCTGCGTGCTCTGGTATCCGCCGGAGCTGGACGACGTCGTCGACGCGTATGTCATCGTCTCGGGCATCCCGGGCACGAGCCTGCCGCTCGACGCGCCGCCGGACCTCGCGGGGCTCTGCCCGCCGGGGCGCAAGCCGGCCGTGCTGCCGGCGCCGCCGGCCGCGACGCCGGCCGCGGTCACGGCGGAGCTCGGCGGCGGATCGACCGTCGTGCTGCCGCTGCTCTACAAGGATCAGCTCCTCGGCGTCGTGCTCGCGGCCGTCGAGCGGCCGCTCGCGGCGCGCGATCTCGAGCTGGCCGAGGCGATCGCGAGCCAGGCCGCCGCGGCGCTCGCCAACGCGAGCCTCTTCGAGACGGCGCGCCGCCACGAGACCGAGCTGCGCAAGCTGTCGCAGATGCGCGTCCAGGTGCAAGAAGAGACGCTGCGCCGCCTGTCGCGCGACCTGCACGACGGCGTCGGCCAGATCCTGACGGCGATCAAGCTCGACATCGCGCTCCTCGAGCGCAGCGACGTCGAGGACGTGACGGCGCTGCGCGCGCGCCTGCGCGGCGTGCGCGAGCAGGTGATCGAGCTCGTGCAGGAGGTGCGGACGATGTCGCAGCTCCTGCGGCCCTCGATGCTCGACGACTTCGGTCTCGTGCCGACGCTGCAGTTCCTCACCGAGCGCTTCGCATCGCGCACCGACCTGGCCGTCGAGCTGCGTACGCCGCCGCCGGAGACGCGCCTGCCGCCGGCGCTCGAGGTGCTGCTCTATCGCGTCACGCAGGAAGCGCTCACCAACGTCGCCAACCATGCGCAGGCGCGCCACGTGCTGGTGCAGCTCGACGTCGGCCCGCGCGAGGTGACGCTCGTGGTCGCCGACGACGGCGTCGGCTTCGACGTCGAGCGCTTCCGGCGCGCACCGCAGCTCGGCGGCCTCGGGCTGCTCGGCATGCGCGAGCGCGTCGCGCACTACCGGGGGCGCATCGACATCCGCTCGCGGTCGCGCGAAGGCGTTCGCATCACGCTGACGATCCCGCTCGACGCCGTGGCCGACGGCGAGGCCACCGACGCGCCCGACGGCATCGGCTTGACCGGCTCGGCGGGCGTCCGTAGACAAGCGCGGTGA
- a CDS encoding DUF814 domain-containing protein, with the protein MGSKGRPYKMLDVDGWTVLVGRGDAENDVLTFEVGEPQDLWLHVADYSGSHVVVRIPPEAGEPPDTVLARAAELAAWHSKARDARGKVAVHVCRVADVSKPKGFPAGKVMLRRWTAIKVYPRGTQSAGL; encoded by the coding sequence GTGGGCAGCAAGGGACGTCCCTACAAGATGCTCGACGTCGACGGCTGGACCGTCCTCGTCGGGCGCGGCGACGCCGAGAACGACGTCCTGACGTTCGAGGTCGGCGAGCCGCAGGATCTCTGGCTGCACGTCGCCGACTACTCGGGCAGCCACGTCGTCGTGCGCATCCCGCCCGAGGCAGGCGAGCCGCCGGACACGGTGCTCGCGCGCGCCGCGGAGCTCGCCGCGTGGCACTCGAAGGCGCGGGACGCACGCGGGAAGGTCGCGGTGCACGTCTGCCGCGTCGCCGACGTGTCGAAGCCCAAGGGGTTCCCTGCAGGCAAGGTCATGCTGCGTCGCTGGACCGCCATCAAAGTGTACCCTCGCGGCACTCAGTCCGCCGGTTTGTGA
- a CDS encoding sulfatase-like hydrolase/transferase, with product MPMQQRGTTGFVPEVLRTTVTVGGVLAAVDLWQVAVWNPGSLRGSGVAWLIGLYLATAFGGAVVLHALAALLGWRNAGGWIRGLLLAGGGCILGAEAYLRTLSPTSGMRLPGVIGIAVAALVLLWPLTRLFRQPGGGLVALLVVLLGAGGVGAARGFTGGPEAPQNAATLASGSRPNIVLVLIDTLRADHLGTYGYSRPTSPNIDAFAADAVLFEQAFSQSSWTKPAMASLLTGHYPSMHQTNLEQQKLPESETIVTQLLRDQGYRTAVLSGNPWITPDYGFGRGVDHFYSIYDERFARVTLFMNALKRISKQTGGRNWIYNKVKLLVQGELSTTARDEVLTTEASRWLDANHDRPFYMHVHYMSPHHPYDPPPPYDKWVPDKSAKPVTYYPKKSYFPFDEGQAIPEAQREDMIARYDGDILFVDTVFQKLLGKLKSLGILDDTIVIVVADHGEEFYEHKNWGHGQGLYNELIHVPLIIRYPKAFQPSRIGTPVMSVDILPTVLELASAPPKPTAAGRSLVPLAKGDTVPRNPQAFSELIYRFGATRSVVDDKHKLIHKQQDQRVASELYDLSTDYPEQKDLVAQDATEAAKLQSQMTDTLKWADAHKATAAEAKIDDEMGKRLKALGYLN from the coding sequence ATGCCCATGCAACAGCGGGGAACGACCGGCTTCGTTCCCGAAGTGCTGCGCACCACGGTCACGGTGGGCGGCGTCCTCGCCGCCGTCGATCTCTGGCAGGTGGCGGTGTGGAATCCCGGTAGCCTGCGCGGCTCCGGCGTCGCCTGGCTGATCGGGCTCTACCTCGCGACGGCCTTCGGCGGCGCGGTGGTGCTCCATGCGCTCGCCGCGCTGCTCGGGTGGCGCAACGCGGGCGGCTGGATCCGCGGCCTGCTGCTCGCCGGCGGCGGCTGTATCCTCGGCGCGGAAGCCTATCTGCGTACGCTGTCGCCGACGTCCGGGATGCGTCTGCCGGGCGTGATCGGCATCGCCGTCGCCGCGCTGGTGCTGCTGTGGCCGCTGACGCGGCTCTTCCGGCAGCCCGGTGGCGGGCTCGTCGCGCTCCTCGTCGTGCTGCTCGGCGCGGGCGGCGTGGGGGCGGCGCGCGGCTTCACCGGCGGCCCCGAGGCGCCGCAGAACGCCGCGACGCTCGCGTCCGGCTCGCGCCCGAACATCGTCCTCGTGCTCATCGACACGCTGCGGGCCGATCACCTCGGCACCTACGGGTACTCGCGGCCGACGAGCCCGAACATCGACGCCTTCGCCGCGGACGCCGTCCTCTTCGAGCAGGCCTTCTCGCAGTCGAGCTGGACGAAGCCGGCGATGGCCTCGCTGCTGACGGGCCACTACCCGAGCATGCATCAGACGAACCTCGAGCAGCAGAAGCTGCCCGAGTCCGAGACCATCGTGACGCAGCTGCTGCGCGACCAGGGCTACCGGACCGCCGTGCTCTCGGGGAACCCGTGGATCACGCCCGACTACGGCTTCGGGCGCGGCGTCGATCATTTCTACTCGATCTACGACGAGCGCTTCGCACGCGTGACGCTCTTCATGAACGCGCTCAAGCGGATCTCGAAGCAGACGGGCGGCCGCAACTGGATATACAACAAGGTGAAGCTGCTCGTGCAGGGGGAGCTGTCGACGACGGCGCGCGACGAGGTGCTGACGACGGAGGCGTCGCGCTGGCTCGACGCGAACCACGACCGGCCCTTCTACATGCACGTCCACTACATGAGCCCGCATCACCCGTACGATCCGCCGCCGCCGTACGACAAGTGGGTCCCCGACAAGTCGGCGAAGCCGGTGACCTACTACCCGAAGAAGAGCTACTTCCCGTTCGACGAGGGGCAGGCGATCCCGGAGGCGCAGCGCGAGGACATGATCGCGCGCTACGACGGCGACATCCTCTTCGTCGACACCGTCTTCCAGAAGCTGCTGGGCAAGCTGAAGTCGCTCGGCATCCTCGACGACACCATCGTCATCGTGGTCGCCGACCATGGCGAGGAGTTCTACGAGCACAAGAACTGGGGCCACGGGCAGGGGCTCTACAACGAGCTGATCCACGTCCCGCTCATCATCCGCTACCCGAAGGCCTTCCAGCCGTCGCGCATCGGGACGCCGGTGATGAGCGTCGACATCCTGCCGACGGTGCTCGAGCTGGCGAGCGCGCCGCCGAAGCCGACGGCCGCCGGCAGGAGCCTCGTGCCGCTCGCGAAGGGCGACACGGTGCCGCGCAATCCGCAGGCCTTCTCCGAGCTCATCTACCGCTTCGGCGCCACCCGCAGCGTCGTCGACGACAAGCACAAGCTGATCCACAAGCAGCAGGACCAGCGCGTGGCGAGCGAGCTGTACGATCTCTCGACGGACTATCCGGAGCAGAAGGATCTCGTGGCGCAGGACGCGACCGAGGCCGCGAAGCTGCAGTCGCAGATGACCGACACGCTCAAGTGGGCCGATGCACACAAGGCGACGGCCGCCGAAGCGAAGATCGACGACGAGATGGGCAAGCGCCTCAAGGCGCTCGGCTATCTGAACTGA
- a CDS encoding response regulator transcription factor, whose translation MGAGATPSQIAKRLCLSVKTVSTYRARLLLKLGLENNVQLIRYVLDAGLGG comes from the coding sequence ATGGGGGCGGGGGCGACGCCGTCGCAGATCGCGAAGCGGCTCTGCCTCAGCGTGAAGACGGTCAGCACGTACCGTGCGCGTCTGCTCCTGAAGCTCGGGCTCGAGAACAACGTGCAGCTGATCCGCTACGTGCTCGACGCCGGCCTCGGCGGCTGA
- a CDS encoding type II toxin-antitoxin system RelE/ParE family toxin, which translates to MTGKLNITYSAYRELELVPQTPLRAIGEAIIQLADDPHPPGSSELQGVGGCHYLAIDDYYILYYVDDEDGLTVLGVLQGPYHPLH; encoded by the coding sequence ATGACGGGGAAGCTCAACATCACGTACAGCGCCTACCGTGAGCTCGAGCTCGTCCCGCAGACGCCGCTCCGGGCAATCGGCGAGGCGATCATCCAGCTCGCCGACGATCCGCATCCGCCGGGGTCGTCGGAGCTCCAGGGCGTCGGCGGCTGCCACTACCTCGCGATCGACGACTACTACATCCTCTACTACGTCGACGACGAGGACGGTCTGACGGTGCTCGGCGTCCTCCAGGGCCCGTACCACCCGCTGCACTGA
- the hisC gene encoding histidinol-phosphate transaminase, translated as MRPAVRAAVPYVPGEQPAPGRRVVKLNTNENPYPPSPRVLAAIAAAADADVRLYPDPTAQALRAAASRVYGVPADHILAGNGSDELLALLLRATVDAGDRVAFPVPTYSLYETLVAVQGGVVVPVPWPADWRIPGALAATGARVTFLCNPNAPSGTLVGPEAIAELAAMLPGILVVDEAYGDFADTNALGLVGRHANVLVLRTFSKSFSLAGMRVGLAFGHPELLAGLHTVKDSYNLNRVSQAAATAALEDVAHMQANVARIRATRARLTEALVARGFAVPPSSANFVLARRPGVDQGPVLRRLAEQGILVRHFAVPGLADALRITVGTDEETDAFLAALAAG; from the coding sequence CTGCGGCCCGCGGTGCGTGCCGCGGTGCCGTACGTTCCAGGCGAGCAACCGGCGCCGGGGCGCCGCGTCGTCAAGCTCAACACCAACGAGAACCCGTATCCGCCGTCGCCGCGCGTGCTCGCGGCGATCGCGGCCGCGGCCGACGCCGACGTGCGGCTCTACCCCGATCCCACGGCGCAGGCGCTTCGCGCCGCGGCGTCTCGGGTGTACGGCGTGCCGGCCGATCACATCCTCGCCGGCAACGGCTCGGACGAGCTCCTCGCGCTGCTCCTGCGCGCCACCGTCGACGCCGGCGATCGCGTGGCGTTCCCGGTGCCGACCTACAGCCTCTACGAGACGCTGGTGGCGGTGCAGGGCGGAGTGGTCGTCCCCGTGCCGTGGCCGGCGGACTGGCGCATTCCCGGCGCGCTCGCCGCCACGGGTGCGCGGGTCACGTTCCTGTGCAATCCCAACGCACCGTCCGGCACGCTCGTCGGACCCGAGGCGATCGCCGAGCTCGCCGCGATGCTGCCGGGCATCCTCGTCGTCGACGAAGCCTACGGCGACTTCGCCGACACCAACGCGCTCGGCCTCGTCGGGCGCCATGCGAACGTCCTCGTGCTGCGCACGTTCTCGAAGTCGTTCTCGCTCGCCGGCATGCGGGTCGGGCTCGCGTTCGGGCATCCGGAGCTGCTCGCGGGGCTGCACACGGTGAAGGACTCGTACAACCTGAACCGCGTGAGCCAGGCGGCGGCGACGGCGGCGCTCGAGGACGTCGCGCACATGCAGGCGAACGTCGCGCGCATCCGGGCGACACGTGCCCGGCTCACCGAGGCTCTGGTCGCGCGCGGGTTCGCGGTGCCGCCGTCGTCGGCCAACTTCGTCCTCGCGCGACGCCCCGGGGTCGACCAGGGGCCGGTCCTGCGCCGGCTCGCCGAGCAGGGCATCCTCGTGCGTCACTTCGCGGTGCCGGGGCTCGCCGATGCGCTGCGCATCACCGTCGGCACCGACGAGGAGACCGACGCCTTTCTCGCCGCGCTCGCCGCGGGTTGA
- a CDS encoding carboxymuconolactone decarboxylase family protein: MAEPSPSVREDMPWGACPLPTDPPPPELAREVRRHLGTVPIWAGVLAPAPWVVRCNIGLLGAPLAHLPSRLWELATLVVSQDNSCRYCFGTQRTLLRILGYREAEIDRLAHDLDRADVSPIERAALGFARRVSRAQPRPGAADRTALVDGGFPAAAVPELVFAAGAVVYANRLSTLVAMPPESFELAAEHPLGRLLMPLVSRLVRRRFAHPRGRPMPAPAATGGVGDAVVAALGEVPAAAALREAIDAAFASSILPRRTKLLCWGVVARALGCPANEREAVDALWREGVAPVEVAGVLAHLGGPGVDAREAQLLALARESVHYQVPVIQERLRAAATTLGADETVELVGFLALANGAVRIGAMLDAC, translated from the coding sequence GTGGCCGAGCCGAGCCCGAGCGTCCGCGAGGACATGCCGTGGGGCGCGTGTCCGCTGCCCACGGATCCGCCGCCTCCCGAGCTGGCGCGCGAGGTACGCCGGCACCTCGGGACGGTGCCGATCTGGGCGGGCGTCCTCGCACCGGCGCCGTGGGTCGTGCGCTGCAACATCGGGCTCCTGGGTGCGCCTCTCGCCCACCTGCCGTCGCGTCTCTGGGAGCTGGCGACGCTCGTCGTGAGCCAGGACAACTCGTGTCGCTACTGCTTCGGGACCCAGCGCACGCTGCTGCGCATCCTCGGCTATCGCGAGGCCGAGATCGATCGGCTGGCGCACGACCTCGATCGTGCCGACGTCTCGCCGATCGAGCGGGCGGCGCTGGGCTTCGCCCGCCGGGTGTCACGGGCACAGCCCCGGCCGGGCGCCGCCGACCGCACGGCGCTCGTCGACGGCGGCTTCCCGGCCGCGGCCGTGCCCGAGCTCGTCTTCGCCGCCGGCGCCGTGGTCTACGCGAATCGCCTCTCCACTCTCGTCGCGATGCCGCCGGAGAGCTTCGAGCTCGCGGCCGAGCATCCGCTCGGCCGGCTCCTCATGCCGCTGGTCTCGCGGCTCGTTCGGCGACGCTTCGCGCATCCGCGCGGCCGGCCCATGCCCGCGCCCGCGGCGACGGGCGGCGTCGGCGACGCGGTGGTCGCGGCCCTCGGCGAGGTGCCGGCTGCGGCCGCGCTGCGCGAGGCGATCGACGCCGCGTTCGCCTCGTCGATCCTCCCGCGCCGAACGAAGCTCCTCTGCTGGGGCGTCGTGGCGCGCGCGCTCGGCTGCCCGGCGAACGAGCGGGAGGCCGTGGACGCGCTCTGGCGCGAGGGCGTGGCGCCCGTCGAGGTCGCAGGCGTGCTCGCACACCTCGGCGGCCCCGGCGTCGACGCCCGCGAGGCGCAGCTGCTCGCGCTGGCGCGCGAGTCGGTGCACTACCAGGTGCCCGTGATCCAGGAGCGGCTGCGGGCGGCGGCGACGACGCTCGGCGCGGACGAGACCGTCGAGCTGGTCGGCTTCCTCGCGCTCGCGAACGGCGCCGTGCGCATCGGCGCCATGCTCGACGCGTGCTGA
- a CDS encoding adenylate/guanylate cyclase domain-containing protein produces MLTALLGAVAAALAVVALRARRRATALAERLATASRELERLQQSFTRFAPAEVVEDIIARGVSTMPVTKEVTVLFADLRGFTALAETMPPSDLVRMLNGWFAAMADAVAAHRGHLAKFLGDGFLALFGALEANPWQTDDAVRAALAMRAAVRGYNARLRDQGLPPLAIAVGIHRGPVVAGLLGTDLLVEYGVIGATVNLASRVERLTREHGTDVLVTSAVRDVLDPRVRLRALPPAMVPGVAEPVSTFAVEAGVAAPAE; encoded by the coding sequence GTGCTGACCGCGCTGCTCGGCGCCGTCGCGGCGGCGCTCGCCGTGGTCGCGCTCCGGGCGCGTCGACGGGCTACGGCGCTGGCGGAGCGGCTGGCGACCGCGTCGCGCGAGCTGGAGAGGCTGCAGCAGAGCTTCACGCGCTTCGCGCCCGCGGAGGTGGTCGAGGACATCATCGCCCGCGGCGTGTCGACGATGCCCGTCACCAAGGAGGTGACGGTGCTCTTCGCCGACCTGCGCGGCTTCACCGCGCTCGCCGAGACCATGCCCCCGAGCGATCTCGTGCGGATGCTGAACGGCTGGTTCGCGGCGATGGCCGACGCCGTCGCCGCCCACCGCGGTCACCTGGCGAAGTTCCTCGGCGACGGCTTCCTCGCGCTGTTCGGAGCGCTGGAGGCGAACCCCTGGCAGACCGACGACGCCGTGCGCGCCGCGCTGGCGATGCGTGCCGCGGTGCGCGGCTACAACGCGCGCCTGCGCGACCAGGGGCTCCCGCCGCTCGCGATCGCCGTGGGCATCCACCGCGGCCCGGTCGTCGCCGGGCTGCTCGGCACCGATCTGCTCGTCGAGTACGGCGTGATCGGCGCTACGGTGAACCTGGCGTCCCGGGTCGAGCGGCTCACGCGCGAGCACGGGACGGACGTGCTCGTGACATCGGCGGTGCGCGACGTGCTCGATCCGCGCGTCCGCCTGCGCGCGCTCCCGCCGGCGATGGTCCCCGGGGTGGCAGAGCCGGTCTCGACGTTCGCCGTCGAGGCCGGCGTCGCGGCGCCGGCGGAGTAG